One window of the Manihot esculenta cultivar AM560-2 chromosome 14, M.esculenta_v8, whole genome shotgun sequence genome contains the following:
- the LOC110630989 gene encoding 40S ribosomal protein S11, producing MAEQTEKAFLKQPKVFLSSKKSGKGKRPGKGGNRFWKSIGLGFKTPREAIEGTYIDRKCPFTGTVSIRGRILAGTCHSAKMMRTIIVRRNYLHFIKKYQRYEKRHSNIPAHISPCFRVKEGDHVIIGQCRPLSKTVRFNVLKVIPAGSSGSGKKAFTGM from the exons ATGGCGGAGCAG ACTGAGAAGGCATTCTTGAAGCAACCCAAAGTCTTCTTAAg TTCGAAGAAATCTGGGAAGGGAAAGAGGCCTGGAAAGGGTGGAAATCGATTCTGGAAAAGCATTGGATTGGGTTTCAAGACTCCCAGAGAAGCTATTGAAG GAACTTATATTGATAGGAAATGCCCCTTCACTGGAACTGTGTCGATCAGGGGTCGTATCTTAGCTGGAACTTGCCACAGTGCCAAGATGATGAGGACTATTATTGTTCGCCGGAATTACCTTCACTTTATCAAGAAATACCAAAG ATATGAGAAGAGACATTCAAATATTCCAGCACACATATCTCCATGTTTCCGTGTGAAAGAAGGAGATCATGTTATTATTGGGCAATGCAG ACCACTATCAAAGACGGTTAGATTCAACGTGCTTAAGGTTATTCCTGCTGGATCTTCTGGCAGTGGCAAGAAGGCCTTCACTGGGATGTGA